The following nucleotide sequence is from Anopheles stephensi strain Indian chromosome 3, UCI_ANSTEP_V1.0, whole genome shotgun sequence.
ATAAATTAGTACCGAACGGCATTCGGTGTATGAGTAGAGCGCGTTAAAAGCATAGTCGTGTTTTGTGCGAGCTCCATCTATGATTCAACGCGGGGGAGCAACGGGCAGCTTTAGAGGTGTTTCCTTCCAACGTTAGATAGGTGTCTAGTACAGGATATTTAAGctacagtttttttgttgttgtactcTTTACGATATAAAACATTATCTGTCAAAAGTTTTTACTTATGAAAACATACGACTGTCAGGTTACCGGTCAGGGTATATCAAGGAGTCTCGAAGCTTTTTGACGCTTTCTCGTGACTTATTGACGCAGCTCCGAATAATTTTCCTTACGTTCCGAGTTTCTTGCCGGATTTCCAGatattttcgttttgtttgccacaaatacaaattaaatttcaaaatggcACCGGAGAGCTGTGACCTTTATTAGGGACCCACTGATCTACCCTGATCTACGGTTTCACCAAACTTTAAAGAGCATCCTCGCATTCGATCAAGATTTAAGAAACCCTCCACAGCTCCTTTGAAGTTCTCGCTGACTGTGCGCAGTGTTTCCACCTTGCTGAAATCAAACGTTCCTCGGTTTCGTTTCTGGAAGATTCGAAAATCAAAATGTTGCAATCGCTTCACTGTGGCTGCTCACTGCATTATCAGTAACAGCGTCTTCAACTTTCTcataaaaaaaagacacaattATTACTATTGTGGACATCGCTTGCCTCGCAGTACTTGCACATTTAGCTACTTCACATCACAATATAGTGACTTCCAATGAAGTTCACTTCCGATTAATAATTAaactttaattaattatacattTTTAAGCAAACAGATAGGGTATCAATTAAACTCAGCACCAAAAATAAGAGGGCAGCGGCGAGTTACTGACTGCTTCAAATGCGGCTTGGAGATCGCATCCAGTCAATTGTATCAATCACATATTGTTTAATGCTCTGTTCTGTGTTAATGATAAAAACAAAGTTTTTTGAGAAGATTTCGGATCGGACATCCCCAGAGCAGGTGTAACGCAAGTATAAAAAGCACGTAGTCTTAAATTCTTTATTAGGTTGTTCTGTTAGCCGTCTgcgcttttccatttttatacGGTTATTTTCTATGAACTAAACCTGCAGTACAAATTTTGCGCCAGGCTCGAACCATGACTGCCACCAAATTAGGAGGAGACTACCTTCTATTGACCCTTAGAAATCGGGATTGGTTAGCGGTATGCCTTCGGTGTTAGTCAGGTTTTCGAGGAGATAAAGGCGCagagtcttcatacggcagtaccgagaatcaaatcccaaccaGACTGCTCCGCatgcagggctgactatctcGCGAGGCTGTAGAAGCAGCGAAAGAAACCTTTATCTATTATAGTGTTAGTTCTGAATTTCAAACGCTCATGCCACTTGCTATTCAAACTCtaatatattaaaataaagcaaaagatGGTGTCCTTTATTTCACACGTTCCGACTGTCGCTCTGTTTTAAGCTCGGTCTACATAGCAAAAACCTGATCCCAACTTTCTTACGCCACCAGACCATCTCAACACCATCTCTcgcattaaaacaaacaatcttCCTCTCTCCCATTATCGTTCATGAGCGTGGCAgcaacgcacacaaaaaaacagtttACACTACACCGCGTAAATTATTCTTTGGAAAGTGTTGAGTGTATACTCGACCAAGCAGCGGAGGCCCGGACCGTAACGCCGTTACTCGGTCCTGTCAACGGATGACAGCGATCGACGTGCCATGCGGTTCATCCTTCGTGTTCGGGCTTCGGGACCGATCGGCCTCTTTCTTGATCCAGCCGCTGCCGAGACAGGACGCGTTAGAcgagcgaagttttagcgtgtgtgtgtgtgcgtgtgtaataagtgtaataagtgtaatgtaataaataagttttaatttgttgtaaaccgCAATCGTCCGCGTACCGGCATCATTGTCTCCCCCGATATCACCAATATAAAAGTGGCGACGAGgaaatttggtaaaaaaaaaaagtgatacaCACGCAGAGCAACAATTCCTTCCTCACGCAAACGCCGTCGTACGGACTCATCGATGGAGGAAGAGCAGCGCCGTCTCTCGCAGCAGTTCGAAACCCCGGGTACTGCGTTACTACAACCCGGATACGGCCAACCGCTCCCGCCAAACGCTCCAGCGGTCGAGCAACAGGGATCTCAAGCGTCCTCGGTACATTTTTCGCCATCGCTATCATCAGCGCCCACAAGCCTTCATCCGCCATCGCTCGCTCCAGCCGCTTCGATGCAGCACCCGCCATCGCTACCAGGCGTGTCACAAAACGGTGAGCCAACAATGTATCAAATAATGCAGCTTCTACGCCAATTAATGACAAAAATTGAGCAGCAGCTACCAGTAGTGCATCCGCCAAGTGCatcacagcagcaaccactaGTATCGGAAATCGCGTcgcaaccgcagcagcagcatcggtcaGCTCCAGCCAATCCGGAGCAAATCCTGGACTCGCTGGCGAGAAACATCACCGAATTCCGCTTCGAGGCTGAAGCCGGTCTAACGTTCGAGGCGTGGTACTCGCGCTACGAGGATCTGTTCGTCAGTGATGCAGCCAGGATTGACGATGCGGCCAAGGTACGAATGCTTATGCGGAAGCTAGGATCAATGGAGCATGAGAGGTACGTGAATTACATTTTACCCCGTAATCCCCGCGATTTAACATTTGAGGCTACCGTGGAAAAATTGAAGGCCATTTTCGGCAAGGCAGAATCCCTTTTAACTAAACGCTacaaatgcatgcaaatcGTCAAAACGAAAGCTGAGGATTTTTTGGCCTACGCATGTCGAGTCAATCGGGCATGTGTTGATTTTGAGCTGAACCGCATGGGTGAAGAACAGCTcaagtgtctgatttttgtATGTGGGCTGAAAGAAGACACGGATAGAGATTTTCGGGTAAAGCTGCTCTCGCGTATCGAGGAACATGCTGAAATCACCCTCGAGCAATTATCGGCGGAGTGTAGTCGTCTGGTGGCattaaagaagcaaaatgcGATGATCATTGGAGAAAAAGAGGAGCGAGTGTTGGCAATTCAAAATGGCGCGCGCCGTAGCCATCATGGGTTTCGCGGCAAAGGATTGCGCTCGCGTCCCATACATCGTGATGACCGGTCGGGAAAACCAAGTAACCCTTGTTGGTTCTGTGGAGCTTTGCATTGGGTGAAGGATTGTCCGCATACTAACCATAAGTGTCGTGAATGCGGTGAAGTTGGTCATCTGGAGGAACGCTGCCGCAAGCAGAAGCATCGGGCTGGCCGAAAGTTTTATCGCCCAACGCGATTTGCTAAAACCGTCACGGTGTGCAGCGTACGGGCTAGTCGCAAGTTTGTGGAAGTTTCCATCAATGGAGTTGGCATCCGGTTGCAGCTAGATACGGGTTCAGATATATCGGTCATAGGTCGTTCAGCGTGGGAGAAAGTAGGGAAGCCGTCATTGGTGCAGCCTACCGTTTGCGCAAAGACTGCCTCTAATGAGAGGCTGGAGCTACTTGGCGAGTTTAGAGCAGAGGTTGCCATTTGTAATGCTACCAAGCCGGCGATCATCCGTGTGGCTCAAGTCGATTTATTGTTACTGGGAGCAGACTTGATTGACCTTTTTGCTCTTAGCTCCGTTCCAATGGATGTGTTTTGCGCCAAAGTTTCGACGACCGCACAGATTCCCAAGGAATTGCAGAGCCGTTTTCCGGAAGTTTTTCGTGGCACAGGGCTTTGCACGAAAGCGCAGATCAAGCTGCAGCTTAAGGATAATTGCCGTCCGGTGTTCCGCCCGAAGCGACCGGTTGCATACGCAATGCAGGCTACAGTAGAGGAAGAGCTCGATCGCCTGGTCCAGATGAATGTGATCACACCTGTTGATTACTCGGAATGGGCGACACCAATAGTCGTCGTACGCAAAAGCAGTGGAGCTATTCGAATCTGCGGCGATTATTCGACGGGGTTGAACGATGCGTTGCGTCCGCATGAATATCCGTTACCGCTCCCCGATGATATTTTTGCAAGATTGGCCCATTGCAAATTTTTTAGCAAAGTGGATTTGTCAGACGCATTTTTGCAAGTTGAGATTGAAGAGCGTTACAGGCCCCTTTTAACGATCAACACGCATCGAGGTCTTTACCTTTACAATCGTCTGCCTCCTGGATTAAAGGTTGCGTCAGCCGCGTTCCAGCAGATAATGGATGCGATGCTCGCCGGATTGTGTTACACTTCTGGCTATCTGGACGACGTTGTTGTCGGGGGAAGAACTGAAGAAGAGCACGATGAAAATCTCAACAAGGTGCTTCAGCGTATTAAAGAATTTGGGTTTACTATCAAAGCTGAGAAGTGTGCTTTTAAGACGCATCAGATAGAGTACCTCGGGCACATAATTGATCGTACTGGCCTTAGACCAAATCCAAAGAAAATTGATGCTATTGTAAACCTACCAGCTCCATCAAATGTGAATGAAGTCCGCTCGTTTTTGGGTGCCATTAATTACTACGGAAAATTTGTGCCTAACATGCGGAATTTGAGATACCCCCTGGATAACTTGTTGAAAGATGGCAATCAGTTTGTATGGACGAAGCAGTGCGGAGAGGCCTTCAGAAAGTTCAAGGAAATATTAAAGTCTGATCTGCTTCTGACACATTATGACCCTACGGCTGAAATCATAGTAGCCGCAGACGCCTCATCGGTTGGGCTCGGAGCCACCATTAGCCACAAGTTTCCGGATGGATCAATAAAGGTGGTGCAGCACGCGTCACGGGCTCTAACGAAAGCAGAAGAGGGGTACAGCCAGATTGACCGCGAAGGACTGGCTATCATCTTTGCAGTAACCCGATTCCACAAGATGCTTTATGGCAGGCATTTCCGCCTCCAAACCGACCACAAGCGTCTTTGGATCAAAAAAGGGAATTCCTGTGTATACTGCCAACCGGCTGCAGCGGTTCGCTCTAGCGCTGCAGCTATACGACTTCGAAATCGAGTACATACCCACGGATAAATTCGGCAATGCAGACCTGCTGTCGCGGCTCATCAGCAAGCACGCGAAACCGGAGCAGGAGTACATGATCGCGAGTATTGAGCTTGAGGAGGCTGTAAATCACGTAGCCATACATTCGCTAAAAGTCTTTCCGATTCATTTTAGAGAAGTTGCAGCAGCTACGAAAAAGGACCCTCTACTGCGCGAAGTGTACCGCTACGTCCAATCGGGTTGGCCAGGCAAGGTCAGTTATGGTGCGGAATTGGCCCAATTCCACAACAGAAGGGAAGCACTGACGACCGTTGGCGACTGTATCCTCTTCGGAGAGAGGATTGTGATTCCCGCAGCTTTGCAGCAGAGATGCCTTAGACAGCTTCATCAAGGGCATCCGGGCATCCAGCGAATGAAGGCGATTGCGCGCAGTTTCGTGTATTGGCCATCATTGGACAGCGACATCGCCGATCGAGTTGCTTCATGCGAAGCATGCCAGGCTGCGGCGAAATCACCACCATCCCAGATACCATCATGTTGGCCGAAGCCACCTGGGCCT
It contains:
- the LOC118511643 gene encoding uncharacterized protein K02A2.6-like isoform X1, giving the protein MEEEQRRLSQQFETPGTALLQPGYGQPLPPNAPAVEQQGSQASSVHFSPSLSSAPTSLHPPSLAPAASMQHPPSLPGVSQNGEPTMYQIMQLLRQLMTKIEQQLPVVHPPSASQQQPLVSEIASQPQQQHRSAPANPEQILDSLARNITEFRFEAEAGLTFEAWYSRYEDLFVSDAARIDDAAKVRMLMRKLGSMEHERYVNYILPRNPRDLTFEATVEKLKAIFGKVSYGAELAQFHNRREALTTVGDCILFGERIVIPAALQQRCLRQLHQGHPGIQRMKAIARSFVYWPSLDSDIADRVASCEACQAAAKSPPSQIPSCWPKPPGPWHRVHIDYAGPVEGAYFLIAVDAYSKWPEIIKTSNGQAERFVDTFKRSLKKIRARNVSLEEALDLFLLTYRSTPNPALDQRTPAEVMFGRTTRTIHHLLRPPAASESTAKDDFREYQPGDLVYAKVYRANSWNWIAGRIARRIGNVMYEVVSHDQRRLRRHVNQLRRRVASSSERNEMDQHQFPLSLLLDEMSLTSRQQSPSASLPTEPASSSAAPALTGVQRAPASSPASSVQPEVQRAASSSGSSNTQQTQLPRRSSRTRRLPRRFSAYRLN
- the LOC118511643 gene encoding uncharacterized protein K02A2.6-like isoform X2, translated to MEEEQRRLSQQFETPGTALLQPGYGQPLPPNAPAVEQQGSQASSVHFSPSLSSAPTSLHPPSLAPAASMQHPPSLPGVSQNGEPTMYQIMQLLRQLMTKIEQQLPVVHPPSASQQQPLVSEIASQPQQQHRSAPANPEQILDSLARNITEFRFEAEAGLTFEAWYSRYEDLFVSDAARIDDAAKVRMLMRKLGSMEHEREVAAATKKDPLLREVYRYVQSGWPGKVSYGAELAQFHNRREALTTVGDCILFGERIVIPAALQQRCLRQLHQGHPGIQRMKAIARSFVYWPSLDSDIADRVASCEACQAAAKSPPSQIPSCWPKPPGPWHRVHIDYAGPVEGAYFLIAVDAYSKWPEIIKTSNGQAERFVDTFKRSLKKIRARNVSLEEALDLFLLTYRSTPNPALDQRTPAEVMFGRTTRTIHHLLRPPAASESTAKDDFREYQPGDLVYAKVYRANSWNWIAGRIARRIGNVMYEVVSHDQRRLRRHVNQLRRRVASSSERNEMDQHQFPLSLLLDEMSLTSRQQSPSASLPTEPASSSAAPALTGVQRAPASSPASSVQPEVQRAASSSGSSNTQQTQLPRRSSRTRRLPRRFSAYRLN